The following are encoded in a window of Chryseobacterium sp. genomic DNA:
- a CDS encoding glutathionylspermidine synthase family protein produces MNRILTTPRNNWQQRLEELGFGFHSLEDAYWDESAYYEFSRAETDKLEKATGELWEMYLEAVEHVISKNLFFKFQIPEWFRKPITDSWENDAPSIYGRFDLGYDGNQIKLLEFNADTPTSLFEGSVVQWYWLKDKFPENDQFNSIHEKLVEYWKYLRPYLSCDFVHFASLTNIEDVTTVEYMRDCASQAGLETQFISVQDIGWAEEIKEFIDENREVMQVIFKLYPYEWILAEEFGKHVAANLHKTQWIEPAWKMLASSKAMLPVLWELFPNHPYLLESYFEPRHLVSYAKKPLYSREGANISLFRNYRPVEENSGNYGKEGYIYQQLFDLPNFNGNFPVIGSWIVGQEPAGIGVRESVNLITNNQSRFVPHLISQ; encoded by the coding sequence ATGAACCGAATATTAACTACTCCACGTAATAACTGGCAGCAGCGACTGGAAGAACTTGGCTTCGGTTTCCATTCCCTGGAAGATGCCTATTGGGACGAAAGCGCCTATTATGAATTCAGCCGCGCTGAGACAGATAAGCTGGAAAAGGCAACTGGGGAATTGTGGGAGATGTATCTGGAAGCGGTGGAACATGTAATTTCAAAAAACCTTTTCTTTAAATTCCAGATACCGGAATGGTTCCGAAAACCCATTACAGACAGCTGGGAGAATGATGCACCATCCATTTACGGCAGGTTTGACCTGGGCTACGATGGCAATCAGATCAAACTTCTGGAATTTAATGCAGATACACCCACCTCACTTTTCGAAGGATCAGTAGTCCAGTGGTACTGGCTGAAGGATAAATTTCCGGAAAATGACCAGTTTAACTCCATTCATGAGAAACTTGTTGAATACTGGAAATATCTGAGACCTTATCTGAGCTGCGATTTTGTACATTTTGCGTCGCTAACCAATATTGAGGATGTTACCACCGTGGAATATATGCGCGACTGCGCCTCTCAGGCTGGCCTTGAAACTCAGTTTATTTCGGTACAGGACATAGGTTGGGCAGAAGAGATAAAGGAATTTATTGATGAAAACCGCGAGGTAATGCAGGTGATCTTCAAACTGTATCCTTATGAATGGATTTTGGCTGAAGAATTCGGTAAACATGTCGCAGCCAACCTCCACAAAACGCAGTGGATAGAACCGGCGTGGAAAATGTTGGCCTCATCCAAAGCCATGCTGCCGGTGCTTTGGGAACTCTTTCCTAACCATCCCTACCTTCTTGAAAGTTATTTTGAACCGCGGCATCTCGTAAGCTATGCCAAAAAACCGCTTTATTCGAGGGAGGGCGCCAATATCTCACTGTTTCGGAATTACCGTCCTGTTGAAGAAAACAGCGGCAATTATGGCAAAGAAGGTTATATTTATCAGCAACTTTTTGACTTGCCAAATTTTAACGGGAACTTTCCGGTGATCGGCAGCTGGATTGTTGGACAGGAACCGGCAGGTATTGGAGTGCGCGAGAGCGTGAATTTAATTACCAATAACCAGAGCCGCTTCGTTCCGCACCTGATTTCACAGTAA
- a CDS encoding neutral zinc metallopeptidase, with product MKWTGDRSGNVDDRRGAGGGGLLVGGGLGSLIIAAIVFFLGGDPSAVLNTGGSSSAQTEQRDLTQEELQVREFVQMLTAENEQTWDKIFSENGMQYSPAKVVMFEGMTQSGCGTAQAAMGPFYCPADQSIYMDMSFFSELQSRFGAQVTEFSVAYVMAHEMGHHVQNLLGTLQKTEQLRRSGNYSESEINQVSVATELQADFYAGLWARYTENREKFLEPGDLEAAMSAAEAVGDDNIQKRSQGYVNQESFTHGSSAQRKQWFMKGYNTGDIRQGDTFNALLK from the coding sequence ATGAAATGGACTGGGGACCGTAGCGGTAATGTGGACGACAGAAGAGGTGCCGGGGGCGGAGGACTGCTGGTAGGCGGCGGATTAGGCTCTCTTATAATTGCCGCAATTGTATTTTTTCTTGGGGGCGATCCGTCCGCAGTTCTCAACACCGGTGGATCTTCCTCCGCACAGACAGAACAGCGCGACCTGACGCAGGAAGAATTACAGGTAAGGGAATTTGTGCAGATGCTGACGGCGGAAAACGAGCAGACCTGGGACAAAATATTTTCTGAAAACGGAATGCAGTACAGTCCGGCAAAAGTGGTTATGTTTGAAGGTATGACTCAGTCCGGATGCGGCACAGCGCAGGCGGCTATGGGACCTTTTTACTGTCCGGCCGATCAGTCCATCTATATGGATATGAGCTTTTTTTCTGAATTGCAAAGCCGCTTTGGCGCCCAGGTTACCGAATTCTCTGTAGCTTATGTCATGGCACATGAAATGGGCCACCACGTGCAGAATCTGCTCGGTACCCTTCAGAAAACCGAACAACTGAGAAGAAGTGGTAATTATTCTGAAAGCGAAATTAACCAAGTCTCAGTGGCTACGGAACTGCAGGCCGATTTCTATGCGGGGTTATGGGCACGGTACACCGAAAACCGTGAGAAGTTCCTGGAGCCCGGTGATCTGGAAGCAGCTATGAGTGCTGCAGAAGCAGTAGGCGATGATAATATCCAAAAACGGTCTCAGGGATACGTAAACCAGGAAAGTTTTACCCACGGAAGTTCTGCGCAGCGTAAGCAATGGTTTATGAAAGGCTACAATACGGGCGACATAAGGCAGGGCGATACCTTCAACGCTTTACTGAAGTAG